In the Henningerozyma blattae CBS 6284 chromosome 8, complete genome genome, one interval contains:
- the CSH1 gene encoding mannosylinositol phosphorylceramide synthase catalytic subunit CSH1 (similar to Saccharomyces cerevisiae CSH1 (YBR161W) and SUR1 (YPL057C); ancestral locus Anc_8.514) — protein MRSELKVLIYTNVVLLMTATYITSGLIFLVCDDATSGALTDAEINPPRGIPTKPLLIPKIIHQTYKDENIPEHWKAGQKRCIDLHTDYQYILWTDKMINDFMQENYPWFMDTFLSYEYPIERVDAVRYFILYHYGGVYIDLDDGCERRLDPLLTVQAFVRKTSPVGVSNDVMGSIPHHPFYLKLMNSLNKYRKNVHIPYWTIMCSTGPLFVSLVWKKYKRTKESKEFLVRILQPHDYKMHPSSFFAISKGSSWHTEDAKSMMKLATHLLSAVVTGFIIAFFLLYLEFYFYCWLCQRNDAKKASLSSNTASPSNPSSIRRENPSIRIIHNDPRLLKKVFGPILRLSRFIPFLNPTNVNTDYSSFNSGSTSPNLSNHNPHVPHLSTSSLNPAPFSEVAYTSSTSDFRNNNENEFYEMNDNIK, from the coding sequence ATGAGAAGCGAGCTTAAGGTACTTATCTATACCAATGTGGTACTTCTAATGACGGCTACTTATATCACATCTGgccttatttttttagtttgtGATGATGCAACATCTGGTGCCCTAACAGATGCAGAAATCAATCCTCCTCGTGGGATCCCTACTAAACCTTTATTGATCCCCAAGATCATACATCAAACttataaagatgaaaatatacCTGAGCATTGGAAAGCTGGCCAAAAGAGATGTATTGACTTACATACAGACTATCAATACATTCTTTGGACTGATAAAATGATAAATGATTTCATGCAAGAAAATTACCCATGGTTTATGGATACATTTTTAAGTTATGAATACCCTATTGAAAGAGTTGATGCAGTTCGTTATTTTATCTTATACCATTATGGTGGTGTTTATATTGATTTGGATGATGGGTGTGAAAGAAGATTGGATCCATTATTAACAGTACAAGCGTTTGTTAGGAAAACATCACCAGTAGGTGTATCTAATGATGTTATGGGATCAATACCTCATCAtccattttatttgaaattaatgaattcattgaataaatatagGAAAAATGTTCATATACCATATTGGACAATTATGTGCTCTACAGGCCCCTTATTTGTTAGTTTAGTTTGGAAGAAATATAAGAGAACTAAAGAATCTAAGGAATTTTTAGTTCGTATCTTACAACCACATGATTATAAAATGCACCCATCATCCTTTTTTGCTATTAGTAAAGGCTCTTCATGGCATACTGAAGATGCTAAATCTATGATGAAATTAGCCACTCATTTATTATCAGCAGTGGTTACAGGATTTATCATTGcgtttttcttattatatttagaattttatttctattgtTGGTTATGTCAAAGAAATGATGCTAAGAAGGCTTCTTTATCATCAAACACAGCTTCTCCATCAAATCCATCATCTATTCGAAGAGAAAATCCAtctattagaattattcaTAATGATCCAagattattgaaaaaagtgTTTGGTCCAATATTAAGATTATCTCGATTCATACCATTTTTAAACCCAACAAATGTTAATACTGATTATTCAAGTTTTAATAGTGGATCTACTAGTCCAAATTTAAGTAATCATAATCCACATGTCCCACATCTGAGTACTTCCAGTTTGAACCCTGCACCATTTTCAGAAGTTGCTTATACTAGTTCTACAAGCgattttagaaataataatgaaaatgaattttatgaaatgaatgataatattaaataa
- the TOS1 gene encoding Tos1p (similar to Saccharomyces cerevisiae TOS1 (YBR162C); ancestral locus Anc_8.515) translates to MKNIFQLATASLLSASAVLADCTLSNGNYYCDETDAVVYSNVGYSGSYQDVTNMDESSCQCSQQQTSFSGSLAPLDEELSVHFRGPINLVQFGVYYPDGSAVVNLQKREAKKGKKGGKKGGKEGTKEGAKEGDKEGAKEGAKEGAKDGKHSHKHDKRNVVVEYVQVTSTVWVDGQGSVLQVATEPTEAPEGAQTSYTKVNTIVSAVQDSNVDAVEAAATTDAVVAPATSAAPATSVAPAATSVAATSAAALTPSSSPSSSPNSGSSSSSSSSTSGSWIRSSYFTPGSTDNCIFMNHQGGTAGSGIWSSCFGNSISFADSNGLDGAASPQALGDVTIASGKEFMIFSGQQCSGNECGYYRDGIPAYHGFGGDSKIFVFEFSMPTDASGSDSLNQDMPAIWLLNAKIPRTLQYGSSSCSCWETGCGELDLFEILSPGSNKLITHIHDGQGSDGTTTGGGGSQDYFQRPTSGTLKAAVIFNGADETIHVVQVDDDFESALSSDTVNEWLSKADSTAVLP, encoded by the coding sequence atgaaaaatatattccaaTTGGCTACAGCCTCTTTATTGTCTGCTTCTGCTGTGTTAGCGGATTGTACTCTATCCAACGGTAATTACTATTGTGACGAAACCGATGCGGTTGTTTATTCGAATGTCGGTTACTCTGGTTCATACCAAGACGTTACCAACATGGATGAATCTTCTTGTCAATGTTCTCAACAGCAAACTTCATTTTCTGGCTCTTTGGCTCCATTGGATGAAGAATTGTCTGTTCATTTTAGAGGTCCTATCAATTTGGTCCAATTTGGTGTTTATTATCCAGATGGATCTGCTGTTGTCAATTTACAAAAGAGAGAAGCCAAGAAGGGTAAGAAAGGTGGCAAGAAAGGCGGTAAGGAAGGTACCAAGGAAGGTGCCAAGGAAGGTGACAAGGAAGGTGCCAAGGAAGGTGCTAAGGAAGGTGCCAAGGATGGAAAGCATTCTCATAAACATGACAAGAGAAATGTCGTTGTTGAATACGTCCAAGTCACTTCTACCGTTTGGGTAGATGGTCAAGGTTCTGTCTTACAAGTTGCTACCGAACCAACTGAAGCTCCAGAAGGTGCTCAAACCTCTTACACTAAAGTCAACACCATTGTCTCTGCTGTTCAAGATAGCAATGTCGATGCTGTGGAAGCTGCTGCTACTACTGACGCTGTTGTTGCTCCAGCCACTTCTGCTGCTCCAGCCACTTCTGTCGCTCCAGCTGCCACTTCTGTAGCTGCTACTTCTGCTGCTGCTTTAACTCCTTCCTCATCTCCTTCCTCATCTCCAAACTCCGGTTCTTCTAGTTCAAGTTCTAGTTCTACTTCAGGTTCTTGGATCAGATCTTCATACTTCACTCCAGGTTCCACCGATAACTGTATCTTTATGAATCATCAAGGTGGTACTGCTGGTTCAGGTATTTGGTCTTCTTGTTTCGGTAACTCCATTTCATTTGCTGATTCTAATGGGTTAGACGGTGCCGCTTCACCACAAGCTTTGGGTGACGTCACTATCGCCTCAGGTAAAGAATTCATGATCTTTTCTGGTCAACAATGTTCAGGTAATGAATGTGGTTATTATAGAGATGGTATTCCAGCTTATCATGGGTTTGGTGGTGATTCCAAGATCTTTGTCTTTGAATTCTCCATGCCTACCGATGCTTCCGGTTCTGATTCTTTGAACCAAGATATGCCTGCTATTTGGTTATTGAACGCCAAGATCCCAAGAACTTTACAATACGGTTCTTCCTCTTGTTCATGTTGGGAAACTGGTTGTGGTGAATTAGATTTATTCGAAATCTTATCCCCAGgttctaataaattaattactCATATTCATGACGGTCAAGGTTCCGATGGTACTACTACCGGTGGTGGTGGTTCTCAAGATTATTTCCAAAGACCAACTTCTGGTACTTTGAAAGCTGCTGTCATCTTCAATGGTGCCGATGAAACTATTCATGTCGTCCAagttgatgatgatttcGAATCTGCTTTATCTTCTGATACAGTTAACGAATGGTTATCTAAGGCAGATTCCACTGCTGTCTTACCATAA
- the PDR12 gene encoding ATP-binding cassette multidrug transporter PDR12 (similar to Saccharomyces cerevisiae PDR12 (YPL058C); ancestral locus Anc_8.517) → MSSSESLSIGDKHSHYKKDEEDVRSYTESAKSFDGYPEPQPGENMDIDTQLSRQLSKILSSEKDVERLEALSRVISTKTKKEMDAFEVNDLDFDLRALLNYLRSRQLEQGIEPGDSGVAFKNLTAVGIDASAAYGPSVEEMVRNFTNIPHRILNKFRKTNDTPMRNIIQNCTGIIESGEMLFVVGRPGAGCSTLLKTISGETSELQEINGEFSYDGLDQHEMMSNYKGYVIYVPELDNHFPKITVKETIDFALKCKTPKTRIDNMSQKEYVDNLRDLWCTVFGLRHTYATKVGNDFVRGVSGGERKRVSLVEAQAMSASIYSWDNATRGLDASTALEFAQAIRTATNMMNNSAIVAIYQAGENIYELFDKTTVLYNGKQIYFGPADEAVAYFQRMGWVKPDRMTSAEFLTSVTVDFENRTLEIVPGYENKVPRSGAEFEKMWLESPEYQELLDQYDDYQARHPANETRDRLAVAKEQRAQAGVRHKSQFTVSYWSQVRYCMQRGFQRVKGDATYTKVYLSSFLIKGLVIGSMFHRIDDKSQSTTSGAYSRGGLLFYVLLFAAVTSLAEISNSFANRPIVVKHRSYSMYHISAEALQEIITEIPTKFLAIVMLALLTYWMPYLKYEAGPFFQYFLYLFTVQQCTSFIFKLVATTTTDGTTAHAIGGLWVLMLCVYTGFVLPVGSMHHWIKWFHFLNPLNYGFESLMATEFHGRQMLCSQLIPSGRGYENVDIANQVCNAVGAVKGQLYVSGDKYIDHSYHFAYKHAWRNWGVNVVWTFGYIVANVALSEYMKPVSAGGDLLLYKRGHMPTFGTENADAKTATREEMMEALNGPNVDLKAVIEAKDVYTWNHLDYVIPYDGATRQLLSDVFGYVKPGKMTALMGESGAGKTTLLNVLAQRINMGTITGDMLVNGKSLPASFNRSCGYVAQADNHMAELSVRESLRFAALLRQPQSTPVEEKLEYVEKIILLLGMQNYAEALVGQTGRGLNVEQRKKLSIGVELVAKPSLLLFLDEPTSGLDSQSAWSIVQFMRALADSGQSILCTIHQPSATLFEVFDRLLLLKKGGKMVYFGDIGPHSSTLLSYFERQSGIKCGKSENPAEYILNCIGAGATASVEADWHDLWLESPECAFERAAVDELHEKLMSRTTADDPELAGKFAAPYSTQIRIVLHRTFLQFWRSPIYIRAKFTEAVTCALFVGLSYVGVNHSIGGATEAFSSCFMLLLIALAMINQLCVFAFESRELYEVREAASNTFHWSALLLCHCWVETSWSIATQFLCYLFYYWPAQFNGRAAEAGFFFFFYVLIFPIYFVSYGLWLLYLSPDVPSANMINSNLFAAMLLFCGILQPKEKMPGFWRALMYQVSPFTYVVQALVGPVVHNKKVICNHNEFNVFDPPADQTCASYMTTFIEDHGGYLKNPNATSDCHYCLYDLQDEVVLQYNVKFHQRWRNFGFMWAYIIFNYCAMLICYYVMRVKVWSLKSVLDFKKWFNGPKKDRHEKDSTIFQQKAGDTAKVQKSA, encoded by the coding sequence ATGTCATCAAGTGAAAGCTTAAGCATTGGTGATAAGCATTCACATTACAAAAAAGATGAGGAGGATGTAAGATCTTACACCGAATCTGCCAAATCCTTCGACGGTTACCCAGAACCTCAACCTGGTGAAAATATGGACATTGACACTCAATTGTCTCGTCAATTGTCCAAGATCTTATCCTCTGAAAAAGATGTCGAAAGGTTAGAAGCTCTTTCTCGTGTTATTTCTACAAAGACTAAAAAGGAAATGGATGCCTTCGAAGTCAATGACTTGGATTTCGATTTACGTGCtctattgaattatttacgTTCTCGTCAATTAGAACAAGGTATTGAACCTGGTGATTCTGGTGTTGCcttcaaaaatttaactGCTGTCGGTATCGATGCTTCCGCTGCTTATGGTCCATCTGTCGAAGAAATGGTTAGAAATTTCACCAACATTCCTCACCGTATCCTTAATAAATTCCGTAAGACCAATGATACTCCAATGAGAAacattattcaaaattgtACTGGTATTATTGAATCCGGTGAAATGTTATTTGTAGTTGGTAGACCAGGTGCTGGTTGTTCTACACTTTTAAAAACCATTTCTGGTGAAACTTCAGAATTACAAGAGATCAATGGTGAATTTTCTTATGATGGGTTAGATCAACATGAAATGATGTCCAATTATAAGGGTTATGTCATTTATGTACCAGAATTGGATAACCATTTCCCAAAGATTACTGTCAAGGAAACTATCGATTTTGCTTTGAAATGTAAGACTCCAAAGACACGTATTGATAATATGTCTCAAAAAGAATATGTTGATAATCTAAGAGATTTGTGGTGTACTGTCTTTGGTTTAAGACACACTTATGCTACTAAAGTCGGTAATGATTTCGTTAGAGGTGTTTCTGGTGGTGAAAGAAAGAGAGTTTCCTTAGTTGAAGCTCAAGCCATGTCTGCTTCTATTTATTCTTGGGATAACGCTACAAGAGGTTTAGATGCCTCCACTGCTTTGGAATTCGCTCAAGCCATCAGAACTGCCACCAATATGATGAACAATTCCGCCATTGTTGCAATTTATCAAGCTGGTGAAAACATTTATGAATTATTCGATAAGACTACTGTTCTTTATAATGGTAAACAAATCTATTTCGGTCCAGCTGATGAAGCTGTTGCTTATTTCCAAAGAATGGGTTGGGTTAAACCAGATAGAATGACTTCTGCTGAATTCTTAACTTCAGTCACTGTCGATTTCGAAAATAGAACTTTAGAAATTGTTCCAGGttatgaaaataaagttcCAAGATCTGGTGCTGAATTCGAAAAAATGTGGTTAGAATCTCCAGAAtatcaagaattattagatcAATATGATGATTATCAAGCAAGACATCCAGCTAATGAAACTCGTGATAGATTGGCTGTTGCTAAAGAACAAAGAGCTCAAGCCGGTGTTAGACACAAATCTCAATTCACTGTCTCATATTGGTCTCAAGTTCGTTATTGTATGCAAAGAGGTTTCCAAAGAGTTAAAGGTGATGCCACTTATACAAAAGTTTATTTGTCTTCTTTCTTAATTAAAGGTTTGGTTATTGGGTCTATGTTCCACAGAATTGATGATAAATCTCAATCAACAACTTCTGGTGCTTATTCTCGTGGTGGTTTATTGTTCTACGTTTTATTGTTTGCTGCTGTTACTTCTTTGGCTgaaatttctaattctttcgCTAATAGACCTATTGTCGTGAAACATCGTTCTTATTCCATGTATCATATCTCTGCTGAAGCTttacaagaaattattactGAAATCCCAACCAAATTTTTAGCCATTGTTATGTTAGCCTTATTAACTTATTGGATGccttatttgaaatatgaaGCAGGTCCTTTCTTCCAATACTTCTTATACTTGTTTACTGTTCAACAATGTACttctttcattttcaaattggttgctactactactactgaTGGTACTACTGCTCACGCTATTGGTGGTCTTTGGGTTTTAATGTTATGTGTTTATACAGGGTTTGTTTTACCAGTTGGTTCTATGCATCATTGGATTAAATGGTTCCATTTCTTAAATCCTTTGAATTACGGGTTTGAATCTTTAATGGCCACTGAATTCCATGGTAGACAAATGTTATGTTCTCAATTGATTCCTTCAGGTAGAGGTTATGAAAATGTTGATATTGCTAACCAAGTCTGTAACGCTGTCGGTGCCGTGAAGGGTCAATTATACGTTTCTGGTGACAAATATATTGATCATAGTTATCATTTCGCTTATAAACATGCTTGGAGAAACTGGGGTGTTAATGTCGTCTGGACTTTTGGTTATATTGTTGCAAATGTTGCCTTATCTGAATATATGAAACCTGTTTCTGCTGGGGGTgatcttttattatataagaGAGGTCATATGCCAACCTTTGGTACTGAAAACGCTGATGCTAAGACTGCCACTAGAGAAGAAATGATGGAAGCTTTGAATGGTCCAAATGTCGATTTGAAAGCTGTTATCGAAGCCAAAGATGTTTACACCTGGAATCATTTGGATTATGTTATCCCTTACGACGGTGCTACTAGACAATTACTATCTGATGTTTTCGGTTATGTTAAACCAGGTAAGATGACTGCTTTAATGGGTGAATCTGGTGCTGGTAAGACTACTCTATTGAATGTTTTAGCtcaaagaattaatatGGGTACCATTACTGGTGATATGTTGGTTAACGGTAAGTCTTTACCAGCTTCCTTCAATAGATCTTGTGGTTACGTCGCTCAAGCAGATAACCATATGGCTGAATTGTCTGTTAGAGAATCTTTAAGATTTGCTGCTTTATTGAGACAACCTCAATCCACTCCTGTCgaagaaaaattggaatACGTCGaaaagattattttattactagGTATGCAAAATTATGCTGAAGCTTTAGTTGGTCAAACTGGTAGAGGTCTAAATGTCGAacaaagaaagaaattatcTATTGGTGTCGAATTGGTCGCTAAACCttcattgttattattcttGGATGAACCTACTTCTGGTTTGGATTCTCAATCTGCTTGGTCTATTGTTCAATTCATGAGAGCTTTGGCTGATTCTGGTCAATCTATCTTATGTACTATCCATCAACCTTCTGCTACATTATTCGAAGTTTTTGatagattattattgttgaaaAAGGGTGGTAAGATGGTTTATTTCGGTGATATTGGTCCTCATTCCTCTACTTTGTTAAGTTATTTTGAACGTCAATCTGGTATTAAGTGTGGTAAATCTGAAAACCCTgctgaatatattttgaattgtaTTGGTGCTGGTGCAACCGCTTCAGTAGAAGCTGATTGGCATGATCTATGGTTGGAATCCCCAGAATGTGCTTTTGAAAGGGCTGCTGTTGATGAATTACATGAAAAATTGATGTCTAGAACTACTGCTGATGATCCAGAATTGGCTGGTAAATTTGCTGCTCCTTACTCTACTCAAATCAGAATCGTATTACATAGAACTTTCTTGCAATTCTGGAGATCTCCTATTTACATTAGAGCCAAGTTTACAGAAGCTGTTACTTGTGCTTTATTCGTTGGTTTATCTTATGTTGGTGTCAATCATTCTATTGGTGGTGCAACTGAAGCTTTCTCTTCGTGTTTTATGTTATTGTTAATTGCTTTGGCTATGATTAATCAATTATGTGTTTTTGCTTTTGAATCAAGAGAATTATATGAGGTCAGAGAAGCTGCTTCCAATACTTTCCACTGGTCTGCTTTATTGTTATGCCATTGTTGGGTCGAAACTAGTTGGTCTATTGCCACTCAATTCTTGTGTTACTTATTCTATTACTGGCCTGCTCAATTTAACGGTCGTGCTGCTGAGGCTGggttcttcttcttcttctacgTATTGATTTTCCCAATCTATTTTGTCTCGTACGGTTTATGGTTATTATACTTGTCTCCAGATGTTCCATCTGCCAATATGATCAATTCCAATTTATTTGCTGCTATGTTGTTATTCTGTGGTATTTTACAACCAAAGGAAAAGATGCCAGGTTTCTGGAGAGCTTTAATGTACCAAGTTTCTCCATTCACTTATGTTGTCCAAGCTTTAGTTGGTCCAGTTGTTCATAACAAGAAAGTCATCTGTAATCATAATGAATTCAACGTTTTTGACCCACCTGCAGATCAAACTTGTGCCTCTTACATGACTACTTTCATTGAAGATCACGGTGGCTATTTAAAGAATCCAAACGCTACTTCTGATTGTCACTATTGTTTGTATGACCTTCAAGATGAAGTTGTTCTTCAATATAATGTTAAGTTCCATCAAAGATGGAGAAATTTCGGTTTCATGTGGGCATACATTATCTTCAATTATTGTGCTATGTTGATATGTTACTATGTCATGAGAGTCAAGGTCTGGTCCTTAAAATCAGTATTAGATTTCAAGAAATGGTTTAATGGTCCAAAGAAAGATAGACATGAAAAGGATTCTACCATTTTCCAACAAAAAGCTGGTGATACAGCTAAGGTTCAAAAATCAGCTTAA